A portion of the Luxibacter massiliensis genome contains these proteins:
- a CDS encoding zinc-dependent alcohol dehydrogenase, translating to MGLREHQGYPHANGHEGSGIVAAKGSKVSGLEIGDMVAMAYDGCGECESCRRGDYAHCVKLKGRWTEDGYIGGFGFSDYCVRNARSLVKMNKDMDPSAAAFLEPLATVVRGIKKLRVQPMETVVVIGAGTMGILNAQMARAYGARVIVSELMEKKINTAKSLGFEVVNPGEADPAEKIKEMTDGTGADCVIVAVGNTAANQQALDMVKYTDGRILLFAAGYPVPELKVDSNMIHYRRLELLGTFEADVNDFMAAGKLLSDYTIDVSRIIEEPRFTLNTMQEAYEHAAVPGMYRVSVILNEK from the coding sequence CTGGGACTCCGTGAGCATCAGGGATATCCCCATGCAAATGGGCATGAGGGATCTGGCATCGTCGCTGCAAAGGGAAGTAAAGTCAGCGGCCTGGAAATTGGGGATATGGTTGCCATGGCGTATGATGGATGCGGCGAATGTGAATCCTGCCGCAGGGGGGATTATGCACATTGTGTGAAACTGAAGGGGAGATGGACAGAGGATGGGTACATTGGCGGCTTTGGATTTTCTGACTATTGTGTGAGAAATGCAAGGAGCCTAGTGAAAATGAACAAAGACATGGATCCGTCTGCGGCCGCATTTTTAGAGCCATTGGCAACTGTCGTGAGGGGCATTAAAAAGTTAAGGGTTCAGCCAATGGAGACAGTCGTTGTTATTGGAGCAGGAACCATGGGTATCCTGAATGCACAGATGGCACGGGCATACGGTGCAAGAGTTATTGTAAGTGAATTGATGGAGAAGAAAATCAATACAGCAAAATCCCTTGGATTTGAAGTGGTTAATCCAGGGGAGGCCGATCCGGCGGAGAAAATTAAGGAGATGACAGATGGTACCGGAGCCGACTGTGTGATTGTAGCAGTGGGAAATACGGCTGCAAACCAGCAGGCCCTTGATATGGTGAAATATACAGACGGGCGGATCCTTCTTTTTGCTGCAGGCTACCCGGTGCCGGAGTTAAAGGTGGATTCTAATATGATCCACTACAGAAGGCTGGAGCTCCTCGGCACTTTCGAGGCAGATGTAAATGACTTTATGGCCGCCGGGAAGCTTCTAAGCGACTATACAATCGATGTGTCACGGATTATAGAAGAACCAAGGTTTACCCTTAATACTATGCAGGAAGCATATGAACATGCAGCTGTCCCTGGCATGTACCGTGTCAGTGTTATATTGAATGAGAAGTAG
- a CDS encoding aldo/keto reductase: MKHIILENKYNKVKASGVIYGPGEAGGLLDKMTSYQFMDYYVYRGGDTIDTARVYGSWYMAGRALSEEMVGSWMKSRGNRGQIILSTKGAHPPMDNMYSPRVNAKEIRKDLEGSLKDLETEYVDIYWLHRDDIHKPVSEIMPVLDSFVKEGKVRALGASNWTHKRIEEANRFAEENGLTPFSGSQMCWALAKYRLMPHDDTEVQMTKEAYDWYLANKMPVFAFTSQAQGLFRKAAAAGGSLEAMEDERFTHFFEKDITNKHIRAVQALAEKYNVSPSTVNLAYFHSNKLPAAALFSASRLSQMEDTLADTDMLLTDEDMRLFEW, from the coding sequence TTGAAGCACATTATATTAGAGAATAAATATAACAAAGTAAAGGCCAGCGGCGTTATATATGGCCCGGGTGAGGCAGGCGGGCTTCTGGATAAAATGACATCCTATCAGTTTATGGATTACTATGTGTACAGAGGGGGGGATACCATTGATACTGCAAGAGTATATGGTTCCTGGTATATGGCAGGCAGGGCACTGAGCGAGGAGATGGTTGGTTCCTGGATGAAGTCCAGGGGGAATAGGGGACAGATAATACTTTCTACAAAGGGGGCCCATCCTCCCATGGACAATATGTATAGTCCCAGAGTCAATGCCAAAGAGATCCGGAAAGATTTAGAGGGCAGCCTTAAGGATCTGGAGACAGAATATGTGGATATCTACTGGCTGCACAGAGACGATATACATAAACCGGTCTCAGAGATAATGCCGGTACTGGATTCTTTCGTAAAAGAAGGGAAGGTGAGAGCCTTAGGAGCCTCTAACTGGACCCATAAGAGAATAGAGGAAGCAAACAGATTTGCTGAGGAAAATGGGCTGACACCATTCTCCGGAAGCCAGATGTGCTGGGCGCTGGCCAAGTACCGCCTGATGCCCCACGATGATACAGAAGTACAAATGACAAAAGAAGCCTATGACTGGTACCTGGCAAATAAAATGCCCGTTTTCGCTTTTACTTCCCAGGCCCAGGGCCTGTTCAGGAAAGCAGCCGCGGCCGGAGGGAGTTTAGAAGCGATGGAGGATGAAAGGTTTACACATTTTTTTGAAAAAGATATTACGAATAAACATATCCGTGCAGTACAGGCACTGGCAGAGAAATACAATGTCAGTCCCTCTACGGTTAATCTGGCATATTTTCACTCGAATAAACTGCCCGCTGCCGCACTTTTTAGTGCAAGCAGGCTTTCCCAGATGGAAGATACACTGGCAGATACTGATATGCTGCTGACTGATGAGGACATGAGACTGTTTGAGTGGTGA
- a CDS encoding class II fructose-bisphosphate aldolase, giving the protein MPLVNLRTILKGCVEKHTAVGAFDVLDHTFAEAAIEAAQETNTPIIIMVGDFEGPDYDNFYPYLTQRLKRASVPVCLHFDHGESFERCMLAIRRGCTSVMIDGSALPFEENVALTKKVVEAAHACGVDVEGELGCIGSGAGTIEGGQEGSYTDPQLALEFVRLTGVDALAVGIGTVHGVYRGEPKLDFPRLEEIRKLVDIPLVLHGGSGLSTEDFRQAIRSGINKINAFTGLSIAVADAVRRKANEAGPGINVVPLIQAATQTGIQEIKRHIKIFQTEAQES; this is encoded by the coding sequence ATGCCATTAGTAAATTTGAGGACAATATTAAAAGGATGTGTAGAAAAACATACGGCTGTAGGGGCCTTTGATGTTTTAGACCATACATTTGCGGAGGCGGCCATAGAGGCTGCCCAGGAGACAAATACACCTATTATCATTATGGTGGGAGATTTTGAAGGGCCGGATTATGATAACTTCTATCCATATCTCACACAGCGCCTTAAGAGGGCATCTGTGCCGGTTTGCCTGCATTTTGACCATGGAGAAAGCTTTGAGAGATGTATGCTGGCCATCAGGAGGGGATGCACTTCTGTGATGATTGACGGGTCGGCACTGCCCTTCGAGGAAAATGTGGCCTTGACTAAGAAGGTCGTGGAAGCCGCACATGCCTGTGGAGTAGATGTGGAGGGGGAATTAGGATGTATTGGTAGCGGCGCAGGTACAATAGAGGGCGGCCAGGAAGGCAGTTATACAGATCCTCAGTTAGCCCTGGAGTTTGTGCGGCTTACAGGAGTGGATGCCCTGGCAGTGGGGATTGGCACTGTACATGGAGTCTACAGAGGGGAACCTAAATTGGATTTCCCCAGACTAGAGGAGATCAGGAAGCTGGTAGATATACCTTTGGTCCTCCACGGAGGCTCGGGCCTTTCCACAGAGGATTTCAGGCAGGCTATCCGGTCAGGCATCAATAAGATAAACGCTTTTACAGGACTCTCTATTGCAGTGGCAGATGCAGTCAGAAGAAAAGCAAATGAGGCTGGACCTGGTATAAATGTGGTGCCCCTTATACAGGCGGCCACACAGACAGGCATACAGGAAATTAAAAGGCATATTAAAATATTCCAGACGGAGGCCCAGGAATCATGA
- a CDS encoding zinc-dependent alcohol dehydrogenase produces the protein MEATAICGSDQHIFNNPIAYQTALGHEFVGRVVEMGKDAEKEILCYDGEVKVGDRLAVYPWLTCGHCKNCLTYGRGTCTVCDTSFFYGGPVSPMGHEADGWHSSNPDIYPHFKAGYGEYCILFPGTYVWKVPREMPSSVAALLDPMAVAMRGIELAQTQCGVKEEALNTSTDACIVGAGPIGIMAGMILKIMGVNSVTMIDGIQYKLDKARELGAADYIIDFTKYTDMEERKKLLNEYAGGGPRLVIQCANTVAAFVDALHYVRPLGTVVEIGNAEDYGETVTCNPAALICKKHLRVMGMSANQPGTYDKAFQLLKRYQEYPFEKLFTHTCTLDTLQDTLGKMRDRDYIKGVCLYDR, from the coding sequence ATAGAAGCGACAGCCATATGTGGTTCAGACCAGCATATTTTTAACAACCCTATTGCATATCAGACGGCCCTGGGCCATGAATTTGTGGGCAGGGTCGTGGAAATGGGGAAGGATGCAGAGAAAGAAATTCTTTGTTATGACGGGGAAGTAAAGGTGGGGGACAGGCTGGCAGTCTATCCCTGGCTGACATGCGGACACTGTAAAAACTGCCTGACGTATGGAAGAGGAACTTGTACAGTATGTGATACTTCATTTTTTTATGGAGGCCCGGTAAGTCCTATGGGCCATGAGGCGGATGGATGGCACAGCTCCAACCCGGATATTTACCCTCATTTTAAAGCAGGATATGGGGAGTACTGCATCTTATTTCCGGGAACTTATGTATGGAAGGTGCCCCGCGAAATGCCATCATCAGTGGCTGCATTACTGGATCCCATGGCTGTGGCCATGCGGGGGATAGAATTGGCGCAGACCCAGTGCGGGGTGAAAGAAGAGGCCTTAAATACAAGTACCGATGCATGTATTGTGGGGGCGGGGCCCATCGGGATTATGGCAGGCATGATCCTGAAAATTATGGGAGTCAATTCTGTGACAATGATAGATGGGATTCAGTATAAGCTAGATAAGGCAAGAGAACTGGGAGCTGCAGATTATATCATTGACTTTACAAAGTATACCGATATGGAAGAGAGAAAGAAACTCTTAAATGAATATGCAGGCGGAGGCCCCCGGCTTGTGATCCAATGTGCTAATACGGTGGCCGCATTTGTGGATGCCCTGCACTATGTAAGACCTCTGGGCACAGTGGTAGAAATTGGAAATGCAGAAGATTACGGAGAGACAGTTACATGTAATCCGGCGGCGCTGATCTGCAAGAAACACCTTCGGGTCATGGGAATGTCCGCAAACCAGCCGGGTACTTACGACAAAGCATTTCAATTACTAAAGCGGTATCAGGAATATCCATTTGAAAAGCTATTTACCCACACATGTACACTGGACACCCTTCAGGATACCCTGGGGAAAATGAGGGATAGGGATTATATCAAAGGTGTGTGTCTTTATGACAGATAG
- a CDS encoding sigma 54-interacting transcriptional regulator translates to MNRRERILKALTENSGLEGLDALALSGLTGIGRANISRELNELTREGKLVKLTGRPVKYFLHGMEPQRLAEPDKKGKSFSFITGEEGPLAVQVKQAKAAILYPPRGLHTLLIGQTGVGKTTFAERMYAYAVHMKVISEKSGFVSFNCAEYAENPQLLLSQLFGYVKGAFTGADQEKRGLVDKAEGGILFLDEIHRLPPEGQEIMFHLIDKGTYRKLGETESTHKGNVLIIGATTEDPEEALLSTFMRRIPMVIKLPSLEELSAFMRLKLIENFFRAEQQNIGVPIRVEKEILLALLLYECKGNIGQLKADIQLLCARGFLDYKMSEAKQVYISTTKLQAYIERGLLRRNKIKDEVIDFIEHSIENIFCYEGAQKPEHEEGIYTEISQRYAHYVEKGRDSQEIRENLEYGLEAYIEKLRQQYNVDREQRSSDTGENLNKILEPEAARPIKEILQFIEIKLERPISPKLKTGFAMHVNALVERLERGIPIENRNLDNIAGQYPKEYRLAKIIGFMLEEEFHIKIPEEEVGFLTLFLLKEDEKSDGPRIGVVVIAHGKYTATGMAEFANQLLGADHCRAIDMPLESPVDEILEAAVEEVKKADQGKGVVLLVDMGSLRNFGDIISHRNRQRVICIDMVSTLTVIEAVRKTTMSDINLDTLASHLRMLPFYTSQMYIKNENGSEGMYTIIATCISGQGSAKKIGEIVMKAVPKEIRPSVSVQYMNLTDAGTGVSLVKQKNIQNLTAVVGTIDLELPGVPYIPADELLTQNGINRLRMLLGLAAEEGQKDSSNLGREVLVNTLRGLLSFLDAEKVIDLIEESLEQLTDSLGLAITEKTEIGYVVHTACMIERNLKNEALPYRYLEEKKQSRTALFEILKNILAPIEEMWSKEIPDTEIAYLVEIVENIPRMEAGIDED, encoded by the coding sequence ATGAATCGCAGAGAACGGATTTTGAAAGCGCTCACGGAGAACAGCGGTCTGGAAGGGTTAGACGCCCTTGCATTATCCGGACTGACAGGGATAGGAAGGGCAAACATCAGCAGAGAATTGAACGAATTGACCAGAGAAGGCAAGCTTGTTAAGCTCACCGGGCGGCCAGTGAAATACTTCCTTCACGGGATGGAACCCCAGAGACTGGCAGAGCCGGATAAGAAGGGGAAAAGTTTTTCTTTCATAACCGGTGAGGAGGGGCCCCTTGCGGTTCAGGTAAAACAGGCGAAGGCAGCCATTCTCTATCCGCCCAGGGGGTTACATACACTGCTTATCGGACAGACTGGTGTTGGGAAAACCACATTCGCAGAGCGGATGTATGCTTATGCAGTACATATGAAAGTTATCAGTGAAAAGAGTGGTTTTGTAAGTTTTAATTGTGCAGAATATGCTGAGAACCCACAGCTTTTGCTGTCCCAGCTCTTTGGTTATGTGAAAGGTGCCTTTACAGGTGCCGACCAGGAGAAGAGGGGACTTGTGGATAAGGCGGAGGGGGGGATTTTGTTCCTGGATGAGATACATAGACTTCCTCCAGAGGGGCAGGAAATAATGTTCCATCTCATTGACAAAGGAACTTACCGTAAGTTGGGGGAGACAGAAAGTACCCATAAAGGGAATGTCTTAATCATCGGGGCAACAACAGAAGATCCTGAAGAAGCGCTTTTATCCACTTTTATGAGGCGGATCCCTATGGTAATCAAACTGCCTTCGCTGGAAGAGCTTTCTGCCTTTATGAGGCTTAAGCTGATTGAGAATTTTTTTAGGGCAGAGCAGCAGAATATAGGCGTTCCTATTAGAGTAGAGAAGGAAATCCTGCTTGCATTATTACTGTATGAATGTAAGGGTAATATCGGACAGCTAAAGGCTGATATACAGCTTTTGTGTGCGCGGGGGTTTCTGGATTACAAAATGTCCGAGGCAAAACAGGTATATATCAGTACTACAAAACTTCAGGCATATATAGAAAGAGGATTGCTGCGCAGAAATAAAATAAAAGATGAAGTAATTGACTTTATTGAACATTCAATAGAGAATATCTTCTGTTATGAGGGGGCGCAAAAGCCGGAACATGAAGAGGGGATTTATACAGAGATATCCCAGAGATATGCCCACTATGTGGAAAAAGGGCGTGACAGCCAGGAGATCAGGGAAAATTTGGAGTATGGCCTTGAGGCTTATATTGAAAAGCTCAGGCAGCAGTATAATGTGGATAGGGAACAAAGGAGCAGTGATACTGGAGAAAACCTAAATAAGATTCTGGAACCGGAGGCTGCCAGGCCCATAAAAGAAATTCTTCAGTTCATAGAGATCAAACTGGAACGGCCTATTTCCCCTAAATTAAAAACAGGGTTTGCCATGCATGTTAACGCTTTAGTGGAGCGGCTGGAGAGAGGGATTCCAATTGAAAATAGGAATTTAGATAATATTGCGGGCCAATACCCCAAAGAATACAGGCTGGCCAAAATCATAGGGTTTATGCTGGAGGAAGAGTTCCACATTAAGATCCCAGAGGAAGAAGTAGGCTTTTTAACTCTTTTTCTATTAAAAGAAGATGAAAAAAGCGACGGCCCCAGAATCGGAGTCGTAGTGATTGCCCACGGAAAGTACACTGCTACAGGAATGGCAGAGTTTGCCAATCAACTGTTGGGGGCAGACCACTGCCGTGCCATTGACATGCCCCTGGAAAGCCCTGTGGATGAAATTTTGGAGGCGGCGGTGGAGGAAGTAAAAAAAGCGGATCAGGGCAAAGGTGTGGTTTTATTAGTAGATATGGGATCCTTAAGGAATTTCGGGGATATAATTTCTCATAGAAACAGACAGAGAGTGATCTGTATTGATATGGTTTCTACATTGACAGTAATAGAAGCTGTGAGGAAAACTACTATGTCTGACATAAATCTGGATACGTTGGCGTCCCATCTGAGAATGCTCCCTTTTTATACAAGCCAGATGTACATAAAAAATGAAAATGGCAGTGAAGGAATGTATACGATTATAGCGACTTGTATTTCTGGGCAAGGTTCGGCGAAGAAAATCGGAGAGATAGTGATGAAGGCTGTTCCCAAAGAGATTAGGCCTAGTGTGTCCGTCCAGTACATGAACCTGACAGATGCCGGGACGGGGGTAAGCCTGGTGAAGCAGAAAAATATTCAAAACCTGACTGCGGTTGTCGGAACCATAGATTTGGAACTGCCCGGCGTACCTTATATCCCGGCAGATGAGCTGCTGACACAGAATGGGATCAACCGGCTCAGGATGCTGCTTGGCCTGGCTGCGGAAGAAGGGCAGAAAGATAGCAGCAATTTAGGCCGTGAGGTTTTGGTAAATACGTTAAGAGGACTTTTGTCATTTTTAGATGCTGAGAAAGTTATTGATTTAATAGAAGAGTCTTTAGAACAGCTTACAGACAGCCTGGGTCTGGCCATCACAGAAAAAACAGAGATCGGGTATGTTGTCCATACAGCATGTATGATAGAGCGTAATCTGAAAAATGAAGCGCTTCCATATAGATATCTGGAAGAAAAAAAGCAGAGCCGTACCGCCCTGTTTGAAATCCTTAAAAATATACTGGCTCCGATAGAGGAGATGTGGTCAAAAGAAATACCAGACACAGAGATTGCGTATCTTGTAGAAATTGTTGAGAATATACCACGGATGGAGGCAGGGATTGATGAAGATTGA
- a CDS encoding ketose-bisphosphate aldolase: MLLNMSDLLSVAKKNHFAVPAFNVGSSEILKGVMESCEEKGSPVIIQIHPAELEFAGDSFAHMVAAEAEKTHIPVVLHLDHGGTVDEIMRAVRNGFTSVMIDASSYPYEENVRRVKEVVALVHPLNLSVEAELGTIGSTGNGAEAGNNKIIYTDPGQAVEFVKETGTDTLAVAIGTAHGIYPKDMKPELKLDLLRELAEAIDIPLVLHGGSANPDKEIEESVEIGISKVNIASDIKAAFFEGCRNVLADQEIREPHEVYGKAMPWMKQVVSHKIDLLHAAGKAGLY; this comes from the coding sequence ATGTTGTTGAATATGTCTGATTTATTGAGTGTAGCAAAGAAAAATCATTTTGCTGTCCCTGCATTTAATGTAGGGAGCAGTGAAATTTTGAAAGGGGTCATGGAGTCGTGCGAGGAGAAGGGTTCACCAGTCATTATACAGATCCATCCTGCAGAACTGGAGTTCGCAGGGGATTCATTTGCACATATGGTGGCTGCAGAGGCGGAGAAAACACATATCCCTGTAGTTTTACACTTAGACCACGGTGGAACCGTGGATGAAATTATGCGTGCCGTGCGCAATGGGTTCACTTCAGTTATGATTGATGCCTCCAGCTATCCATATGAAGAAAATGTGCGGAGGGTAAAAGAAGTTGTGGCCCTGGTCCATCCTTTGAATCTTTCCGTGGAGGCTGAGCTGGGAACCATTGGTTCCACAGGAAACGGTGCAGAGGCCGGGAATAATAAAATCATTTACACAGACCCGGGGCAGGCAGTGGAATTTGTAAAAGAGACTGGGACGGATACGCTGGCTGTGGCAATCGGCACGGCACATGGTATCTATCCAAAGGATATGAAACCAGAGCTGAAGCTGGACCTTCTGAGGGAGCTGGCGGAGGCGATTGATATTCCTCTTGTATTGCACGGCGGTTCTGCGAACCCTGATAAAGAAATTGAAGAATCTGTAGAAATTGGGATTTCCAAGGTCAATATCGCGAGCGACATTAAAGCGGCATTCTTTGAGGGATGCAGGAATGTACTTGCAGACCAGGAAATAAGGGAACCTCATGAGGTCTATGGAAAGGCAATGCCATGGATGAAGCAAGTGGTTTCCCATAAAATTGATTTATTACATGCAGCAGGCAAGGCAGGGCTGTATTAG
- a CDS encoding FGGY-family carbohydrate kinase, whose amino-acid sequence MEKAILVADFGTSKVHINLIEPGRGRVLYCVSRGYRTQIPRPGYAEIDPLEMWEAVQEGVGLAAENIPPGYKISGISFSYFGDSIMAVDQNKRPLTNLILAFDGRAKQQQRELSGQIGETRYRQITGGLTSSDDTGAKILWLKENAPDIYRQTKYYYTNQQFILHKLGLIPYNDMTMASRKMLFDVRKKSWSKELTAYIGISEESLGRTAKSGTIAGEIKAFGKVKFADSIPVVIGAHDCDCGMVGAGLDGRDRSTLVDITGTWDHLGYIAKGMADTEIVVREKTMHTYCGPVEDSHVCLGAFPTSGAVVEWFMKQIVGSTSARAYQSMWDEIDFTRPGSEMFYPDFAVNRGKFTGLGLGTDKGKLFRALIESLTFEARGIMEICEKSVNREFSTVCLGGGTAKAGKWAQLRADVFGKPVAVLENTEISSLGAAVIAMNALGIYSTIKEAADHMVRVEQMFYPKESDRCLYHAKYAAYKGGKADGDSVDGCDDRCQKAGN is encoded by the coding sequence ATGGAAAAGGCTATATTGGTGGCTGATTTTGGCACATCAAAGGTACATATAAATTTAATAGAGCCAGGCAGGGGCCGTGTCCTGTATTGTGTAAGCAGAGGGTACAGGACACAGATCCCGAGGCCGGGGTATGCTGAGATAGACCCGCTTGAAATGTGGGAGGCAGTCCAGGAAGGGGTTGGGCTGGCAGCAGAAAATATCCCTCCGGGATATAAAATTTCAGGTATTAGCTTTTCTTATTTTGGCGACAGCATTATGGCTGTGGACCAAAATAAAAGACCTCTGACTAACCTGATCCTGGCCTTCGACGGGAGGGCGAAACAGCAGCAGCGGGAGCTTTCCGGACAGATTGGGGAGACAAGATACCGGCAGATAACAGGGGGCCTTACAAGCAGTGATGATACTGGCGCTAAGATTCTCTGGTTAAAAGAGAATGCCCCAGATATATATAGACAAACAAAGTACTATTATACAAACCAGCAGTTTATACTCCATAAGCTGGGGCTTATACCTTATAATGACATGACTATGGCGAGTAGGAAAATGCTCTTTGATGTGAGAAAAAAGTCGTGGAGCAAAGAGCTGACAGCATATATTGGGATTTCAGAGGAAAGCCTGGGACGGACTGCTAAGAGCGGCACGATAGCCGGGGAAATCAAAGCTTTTGGGAAAGTTAAGTTTGCAGACAGTATCCCCGTAGTTATCGGGGCCCATGACTGTGACTGCGGCATGGTGGGCGCGGGCCTGGATGGGCGGGACAGAAGCACACTTGTGGATATTACAGGTACCTGGGACCACCTTGGATATATAGCCAAAGGCATGGCAGATACTGAGATTGTGGTCAGGGAAAAAACAATGCATACATACTGCGGCCCGGTTGAGGATTCCCACGTTTGTCTAGGTGCGTTTCCAACATCAGGAGCCGTGGTAGAATGGTTTATGAAACAGATTGTAGGGAGCACTAGTGCCAGGGCATATCAGAGTATGTGGGATGAGATTGACTTTACACGGCCTGGCAGTGAAATGTTTTATCCTGATTTTGCGGTGAACAGGGGGAAATTTACAGGACTGGGACTGGGTACAGACAAAGGGAAACTTTTCCGGGCATTAATTGAATCATTGACATTTGAGGCCAGGGGAATTATGGAAATATGTGAAAAGTCTGTGAATAGGGAGTTTTCTACAGTGTGCCTAGGAGGCGGCACGGCAAAAGCGGGGAAGTGGGCGCAGCTTAGGGCGGATGTGTTTGGCAAACCCGTGGCAGTCCTTGAAAATACAGAGATTTCTTCGCTGGGCGCGGCAGTCATTGCCATGAATGCCCTGGGGATTTACAGCACAATAAAGGAAGCCGCGGACCATATGGTGCGGGTGGAACAAATGTTTTACCCAAAAGAATCTGACAGGTGCCTGTACCATGCAAAGTATGCGGCGTATAAAGGAGGTAAAGCAGATGGAGACAGCGTTGATGGCTGTGATGACAGATGTCAGAAAGCTGGAAATTAG
- a CDS encoding 2-hydroxyacid dehydrogenase — protein sequence MKKAVILKDYMHQEGQMEKFSFLEKYGYKTVVLPFIENCTEDQFMETFLLFETKGPDAVASNPKLLEEVQDADLLITQLSPVSTETLKKAKKLEAVIILRSGVENVDLDFCSKRGIKVINVPGRLAVPVSEYTVGMIISETKNIARSHESIRRGNWTNKYPNQDFSFNLKNHNVGLVGYGNIGRRVAKAMQSMEANVLVYEPYLPEEDIRAEGCRPVSLDRLCRESDVISVHFRLTDQTRGMIGKEQFQQMKKGAFLINTARAGLIDEQALIDALKSGSIAGAALDVFYEEPLQKGHPFMTLDNVTLTAHIAGLSCDAFDLAYEIVSKDIYRYLETGTWTAVVNQ from the coding sequence ATGAAAAAAGCAGTTATTTTAAAAGATTATATGCACCAGGAAGGGCAAATGGAAAAGTTCAGCTTTCTGGAAAAGTATGGGTATAAGACAGTGGTGTTGCCTTTTATAGAAAACTGTACAGAGGATCAATTTATGGAGACTTTTTTGCTGTTTGAGACAAAAGGCCCTGATGCGGTTGCTTCCAACCCAAAGCTGCTGGAAGAAGTCCAGGATGCAGACCTGTTGATTACCCAATTAAGTCCTGTCAGCACAGAGACACTGAAAAAAGCCAAGAAGTTAGAGGCAGTCATAATACTTAGAAGCGGAGTGGAAAATGTAGATTTGGATTTTTGCTCAAAACGGGGCATAAAGGTCATAAATGTACCAGGACGCCTGGCGGTGCCGGTATCAGAATATACGGTGGGCATGATTATTTCAGAGACAAAGAATATTGCACGTTCCCACGAATCTATCAGGAGGGGGAACTGGACAAATAAATATCCTAACCAGGACTTCTCCTTTAATCTAAAAAACCACAATGTGGGGTTAGTTGGATATGGAAATATTGGAAGGCGGGTGGCAAAGGCCATGCAGAGCATGGAGGCAAATGTACTGGTATATGAGCCTTATCTCCCAGAGGAGGACATACGGGCGGAGGGATGCAGGCCAGTATCCCTGGATAGGCTATGCAGGGAGTCAGATGTAATTTCCGTACATTTCCGCCTGACAGACCAGACAAGAGGCATGATAGGAAAAGAACAGTTTCAGCAGATGAAGAAAGGAGCGTTCTTAATTAATACAGCACGCGCAGGATTGATTGATGAACAAGCTTTAATTGACGCTTTGAAGAGCGGCAGTATTGCGGGGGCAGCCCTGGACGTGTTTTATGAGGAGCCGCTGCAGAAGGGCCATCCTTTTATGACATTGGATAATGTGACGCTCACAGCCCATATTGCAGGCTTATCCTGTGACGCATTTGACCTTGCGTACGAGATTGTCTCAAAAGATATTTACAGATATTTAGAGACAGGAACGTGGACTGCAGTGGTGAACCAGTAG